In Myxococcales bacterium, a genomic segment contains:
- a CDS encoding cytochrome c maturation protein CcmE — translation MSDPPAKPPQDETEAVALPVRSARRAAPQASRGGLGLVLVLVAVGGGVVTMALTGMKDNAIYSKPVDELLAQRDKYLGRPVRAEGVLVKGSLNRRESPCEYLFSVEKSGQSMPVRFAQCVVPDNFQDTPGMDVALTVEGALKADGTFEATNILTKCPSKYEEKAKAGEKNPHLVPTPVGVR, via the coding sequence ATGTCCGATCCGCCCGCCAAGCCCCCGCAAGACGAGACCGAGGCCGTCGCGCTTCCCGTTCGCTCGGCTCGCCGCGCCGCGCCGCAAGCCTCGCGAGGAGGCTTGGGCCTCGTGCTGGTCCTCGTGGCCGTGGGCGGCGGTGTGGTGACGATGGCGCTGACCGGCATGAAGGACAACGCCATCTACTCGAAGCCCGTCGACGAGCTCTTGGCTCAGCGTGACAAGTACCTCGGCCGTCCCGTTCGTGCGGAGGGCGTGCTCGTGAAGGGCTCGCTCAATCGCCGCGAGTCGCCCTGCGAGTACCTCTTCTCCGTGGAGAAGAGCGGTCAGTCGATGCCTGTCCGCTTTGCTCAATGCGTCGTCCCCGACAACTTCCAAGACACGCCGGGCATGGACGTCGCGCTCACCGTCGAGGGCGCGCTCAAGGCCGACGGCACGTTCGAAGCGACGAACATCCTCACCAAGTGCCCGAGCAAATACGAAGAGAAGGCCAAGGCCGGCGAGAAGAACCCGCACTTGGTTCCCACGCCCGTGGGCGTTCGGTAG
- a CDS encoding HNH endonuclease: MDVLTAPVLVLNKNFEPVQLTTARRAFVLLYGGAALALDEEGETYDFDLWRFLPVRDDDDGVPTVAGSVRVPRVVHLHRYDRTPRLQVRLTRRNLMVRDAHQCQYCGRKPTLRELNIDHVLPRSRGGVDSWENLVTSCKACNLRKGWKTPEEANMRLARRPFRPKWTMSAQILLGTGSRYREWEPFLQAS; encoded by the coding sequence ATGGACGTGCTCACTGCGCCGGTCCTTGTTTTGAACAAGAACTTTGAACCCGTTCAACTGACCACGGCACGACGCGCGTTCGTCCTCCTCTATGGCGGCGCGGCCCTCGCGCTCGACGAAGAAGGCGAGACCTACGACTTCGATCTCTGGCGCTTCCTGCCGGTGCGGGACGACGACGATGGTGTGCCGACGGTCGCCGGCAGCGTGCGCGTCCCGCGCGTCGTGCACCTTCACCGCTACGACCGAACGCCGCGCCTCCAGGTGCGGCTCACGCGCCGCAACCTGATGGTTCGCGACGCGCACCAATGCCAATACTGCGGAAGGAAGCCGACCCTTCGCGAGCTCAACATCGATCACGTCCTGCCGCGCTCGCGCGGCGGCGTCGACTCGTGGGAGAACCTCGTCACATCGTGCAAGGCGTGCAACCTGCGGAAGGGCTGGAAGACCCCGGAGGAGGCCAACATGCGGCTCGCGCGCAGGCCCTTCCGTCCGAAGTGGACCATGTCCGCGCAGATTCTCTTGGGGACCGGTTCGCGCTACCGCGAGTGGGAGCCGTTCCTTCAGGCGAGCTGA
- a CDS encoding protein kinase, producing METREIAQTRAAPAGTVSGYELLVELAAGGMATVYLARAALPALPLVALKRPHPHLVRDPVYVSMLVDEARLASAIRHPNVVRVRELGFDGDVPFVVMDYVEGASLVELRRQLADAGRALDVPVAMRIALDALLGLRAAHELADEGGTPLGIIHRDVSPHNVLVGADGLSRLTDFGVAKADHRVQVTRTHEVKGKLAYMAPERVDARRICTVQSDVFAMGVVLWETLAGRRLFRGEEPAQVLAAVLHNNIPRLRSVGASHVPAVLDEVIARALSRDLAVRYPSAGEFIAALEALDVRVARREEVTRVVEAVFSPRMRVLHQAVRRVVGDDEAERLFVATGLTLRPSPVPSAPHSTPELFGALGTELASDRYLVEETQPPRRALPLRWALLAVAGLVVLALVALFITRPTSRVAATQPPSSLSAIALPPPQPRRVVVQLPIVAARVIVDDIERTLSPPGDAVVVELAAEPKTPYRLRAFAADGVSAEADLVLDGGTASADLATLVVFRPADRAPTAKPPSKGATKRNGFTKLQ from the coding sequence TTGGAGACTCGGGAAATCGCACAGACGAGAGCGGCGCCGGCCGGGACCGTCTCCGGCTACGAGCTTCTCGTGGAGCTTGCCGCCGGCGGCATGGCGACCGTGTACCTGGCGCGCGCGGCGCTACCGGCGTTGCCGCTGGTGGCGCTGAAGCGACCGCACCCGCACCTCGTTCGCGATCCCGTCTACGTGTCGATGCTCGTCGACGAGGCGCGCCTCGCGTCGGCCATCCGTCACCCCAACGTGGTCCGCGTTCGCGAACTCGGCTTCGACGGCGACGTCCCCTTCGTCGTCATGGACTACGTCGAAGGCGCCTCCCTCGTCGAGCTTCGCCGCCAGTTGGCCGACGCGGGCCGCGCCCTCGACGTGCCCGTCGCGATGCGCATCGCGCTCGACGCCCTCCTGGGTCTGCGTGCGGCGCACGAGCTCGCCGACGAAGGCGGAACGCCACTTGGGATCATCCACCGCGACGTGAGCCCGCACAACGTCCTCGTCGGCGCTGACGGGCTGTCTCGGCTCACCGACTTCGGTGTGGCGAAAGCCGACCATCGCGTGCAGGTTACACGGACGCACGAGGTCAAGGGCAAGCTCGCCTACATGGCGCCGGAGCGCGTCGACGCCAGGCGCATTTGCACGGTCCAGAGCGACGTCTTCGCCATGGGCGTCGTGCTCTGGGAGACGCTCGCGGGGCGCCGCCTCTTTCGCGGCGAAGAGCCGGCGCAGGTCCTCGCCGCGGTGCTCCACAACAACATCCCGCGGCTCCGGAGCGTTGGCGCGTCGCACGTGCCGGCGGTCCTCGACGAGGTGATCGCGCGCGCGTTGTCTCGCGACCTCGCGGTTCGCTACCCCTCGGCCGGCGAGTTCATCGCGGCCCTCGAGGCTCTCGACGTGCGGGTGGCGCGACGTGAGGAGGTAACACGGGTCGTCGAGGCCGTGTTCTCCCCGCGCATGCGCGTGCTTCACCAGGCCGTTCGTCGCGTCGTGGGCGACGACGAAGCGGAACGGCTGTTTGTCGCGACTGGCCTCACGCTAAGGCCCTCGCCGGTGCCGTCGGCGCCGCACTCCACGCCGGAGCTCTTTGGCGCGCTTGGCACCGAGCTCGCTTCCGACCGCTACCTCGTCGAAGAGACTCAACCGCCGCGCCGGGCCCTTCCGTTGCGCTGGGCGTTGCTGGCGGTAGCCGGCCTCGTGGTGCTGGCACTCGTCGCCCTCTTCATCACGAGGCCGACGTCCCGCGTCGCCGCGACGCAGCCGCCTTCGTCGCTGTCGGCCATCGCGCTGCCGCCGCCGCAGCCCCGCCGCGTGGTCGTGCAGCTCCCCATCGTGGCCGCGCGCGTCATCGTCGACGACATCGAGCGAACGCTCTCGCCGCCCGGCGACGCCGTCGTCGTTGAGCTCGCGGCTGAGCCAAAGACTCCTTATCGCTTGCGGGCCTTTGCCGCCGACGGCGTGAGCGCCGAAGCAGACCTCGTCCTCGACGGCGGCACCGCCAGCGCCGACCTCGCGACGCTCGTGGTGTTTCGTCCCGCAGACCGAGCGCCGACCGCGAAACCGCCGAGCAAGGGCGCCACGAAGCGCAACGGGTTCACCAAGCTCCAATGA
- a CDS encoding AgmX/PglI C-terminal domain-containing protein gives MTTSSRSTTSRPRLGANPGSVGRLVVLLVGFAAACGGGSAIGPAGSVEPTAPPGATPPPSGGVDPSKGGGPTTSTTPASSTLPDGGELQGAKLQSATKTTTIETKGESGPKGGSQEPGRRREDIQAVIVARRDDARKCYDDALKAHPGIEGDLVVKWTIDPKGQPTDVAVDDGKSQIHEPSVGQCVVDIIKKIKFAESAKGFETRTNYPFNFRPRGPQPAKK, from the coding sequence ATGACGACCTCCTCGCGGTCCACTACGTCCCGTCCTCGTCTCGGCGCCAACCCTGGTTCGGTGGGCCGCCTCGTCGTCCTCTTGGTCGGCTTCGCGGCAGCCTGCGGCGGCGGCTCAGCCATCGGCCCGGCCGGGTCCGTGGAGCCGACGGCGCCGCCCGGCGCGACGCCGCCGCCCTCGGGCGGCGTGGACCCGAGCAAGGGCGGCGGGCCGACGACGTCCACAACGCCGGCCAGCTCCACGCTCCCCGACGGCGGTGAGCTTCAAGGCGCCAAGCTCCAGTCGGCCACGAAGACAACGACGATCGAGACCAAGGGCGAGAGCGGACCCAAGGGCGGCTCGCAGGAGCCCGGTCGGCGGCGCGAAGACATCCAGGCCGTTATTGTGGCGCGGCGCGACGACGCCCGGAAGTGTTACGACGACGCGCTCAAGGCGCATCCGGGCATCGAAGGAGACTTGGTCGTCAAGTGGACCATCGATCCGAAGGGACAGCCGACGGACGTCGCGGTGGACGACGGCAAGAGCCAGATCCACGAGCCTTCGGTGGGCCAATGTGTCGTGGACATCATCAAGAAGATCAAGTTCGCCGAAAGCGCCAAGGGCTTCGAGACGCGAACGAACTACCCGTTCAATTTCAGGCCGCGGGGCCCGCAGCCGGCGAAGAAGTAA
- a CDS encoding putative DNA-binding domain-containing protein, translating to MSIVDEADAFPKEPTPPESLLRAQALLAEAIRRPLPLALDADTAAVSALARGSRTLSPIEQVDVYREQFWLRHIASLKEDFPTLVQLLGGRLPRARERYLERFPPSHHDLRFLSEDMERFVASELPYSNDPLLAECARIEWAFIDAYHAADPTPFDATPLATAAPDAVLLARFELQAPLRLVVTRFATHDFREAVRAEGRAPEVPRPAEREVHLAIFRVGDALRSYELEPASHAVLAALKEGLPLGQACERALAMGLTEEDVSQKLAAWFAWWTQWGLLAKVVLPGAPPS from the coding sequence GTGAGCATCGTCGACGAGGCCGACGCGTTCCCGAAGGAGCCCACGCCTCCGGAGTCTTTGCTCCGCGCTCAGGCCCTGCTCGCCGAGGCCATCAGGCGGCCGCTCCCGCTCGCCCTGGACGCGGACACTGCCGCCGTTAGCGCCCTCGCGCGTGGCAGCCGCACGCTTTCGCCCATCGAGCAGGTCGACGTCTACCGCGAGCAGTTTTGGCTCCGTCACATCGCTTCACTGAAAGAGGACTTCCCGACGCTCGTCCAGCTCTTGGGGGGACGGCTTCCGCGCGCTCGAGAGCGATACCTGGAGCGCTTTCCGCCCTCCCACCACGACCTGCGCTTCTTGAGCGAGGACATGGAGCGCTTTGTCGCGAGCGAGCTGCCGTATTCCAACGACCCTCTGCTTGCCGAGTGTGCGCGCATCGAGTGGGCTTTCATCGACGCGTACCACGCCGCCGACCCCACGCCGTTCGATGCCACGCCTCTCGCGACGGCCGCGCCCGACGCGGTACTCCTCGCGCGCTTTGAGCTCCAGGCGCCGCTTCGGCTCGTGGTCACACGGTTTGCTACCCATGACTTCCGCGAAGCGGTGCGCGCCGAGGGTCGCGCCCCGGAGGTGCCGCGGCCCGCCGAGCGCGAGGTGCACTTGGCGATCTTTCGCGTCGGCGACGCTCTCCGCTCCTACGAGCTCGAGCCGGCCTCGCACGCTGTGCTCGCCGCCTTGAAGGAGGGGCTCCCGCTGGGACAAGCGTGCGAGCGAGCCCTCGCGATGGGGCTCACGGAAGAAGACGTCTCTCAAAAACTCGCGGCGTGGTTCGCCTGGTGGACGCAATGGGGGCTTCTCGCGAAGGTCGTGCTTCCCGGCGCGCCGCCGTCCTAA
- a CDS encoding PHB depolymerase family esterase — protein sequence MNRIKAAGLAFSIALTGACAAHDDGMTSESNLGESQALLSGAVAPRAAFGSNPGGLKLYEYVPKPLTVGAPLVLVLHGCTQSAADATHWGWNELADQAGFVVGYPEQQTANNSVRCFNWGGEYGDLANLQRGKGENESLKQMVSALVAAHGLDAKRVYVVGFSAGAAMALVAAAAWPDVFAGAASLSGIPYACNATYSEVFTCQNPGVDRTPKDWGDRVRKAFPSFSGSFPKVSVWQGATDTTVGTKNRREIVKQWTNVHGASDTATSTDTVDGAKRERFADGTGKIVVESYEVPGMTHGVSVAPSQGCGKVAAYSFDKGICTSRRVAEFFGLVAAAPPALLPDGGIAPPSPATLPDGGVAPSGAQGGAPAAGGASGKGAGATTNDTPSDPRTAASTCGVSSTRAPGSFALAVVGLFGLGLVSRRTRRSRGAA from the coding sequence ATGAACCGCATCAAGGCCGCTGGACTGGCTTTCTCCATCGCCCTCACGGGCGCGTGCGCCGCACACGACGACGGCATGACCTCCGAGTCCAACCTCGGCGAGAGCCAAGCTCTCCTCTCGGGAGCTGTCGCGCCGCGCGCCGCCTTCGGCTCCAACCCCGGCGGGCTCAAGCTCTACGAGTACGTACCGAAGCCGCTCACGGTCGGGGCGCCGCTGGTGCTCGTGCTTCACGGCTGCACGCAGAGCGCCGCCGACGCGACCCACTGGGGCTGGAACGAGCTGGCCGATCAAGCCGGCTTCGTCGTGGGTTATCCCGAGCAGCAGACGGCGAACAATTCGGTGCGCTGCTTCAACTGGGGCGGCGAATACGGCGACCTCGCGAACCTCCAGCGCGGCAAGGGCGAGAACGAGTCGCTGAAGCAAATGGTCTCCGCGCTGGTTGCCGCGCACGGGCTCGACGCGAAGCGCGTCTACGTGGTGGGCTTCTCGGCGGGGGCCGCCATGGCGCTGGTCGCCGCCGCAGCCTGGCCCGACGTGTTCGCGGGGGCCGCGTCGCTGTCGGGGATCCCTTACGCGTGCAACGCCACCTACTCGGAGGTCTTCACGTGCCAGAACCCGGGCGTGGACCGGACGCCGAAAGACTGGGGCGATCGCGTGCGGAAAGCGTTTCCGAGCTTCAGTGGCTCGTTCCCAAAGGTGAGCGTTTGGCAGGGCGCGACCGATACGACGGTCGGCACCAAAAACCGACGTGAGATCGTCAAGCAATGGACGAACGTCCACGGCGCGTCCGACACCGCGACGTCGACGGACACGGTCGATGGCGCGAAGCGCGAGCGCTTCGCCGACGGCACCGGAAAGATCGTCGTCGAGAGCTACGAGGTCCCGGGCATGACCCACGGCGTGTCGGTCGCGCCGTCGCAAGGTTGCGGCAAGGTTGCCGCCTACTCCTTCGACAAGGGAATCTGCACGTCGCGCCGCGTCGCTGAGTTCTTCGGCCTCGTGGCGGCCGCGCCGCCAGCCCTCTTGCCAGACGGCGGCATCGCGCCTCCTTCTCCGGCCACCCTGCCGGACGGCGGCGTCGCACCGAGCGGCGCACAGGGCGGCGCGCCTGCTGCCGGTGGAGCGTCAGGCAAAGGCGCGGGAGCGACGACGAACGACACGCCCAGCGACCCGCGCACGGCGGCGAGCACCTGCGGCGTTTCGTCGACGCGGGCGCCGGGCTCCTTCGCGCTCGCGGTCGTCGGCCTCTTTGGTCTAGGCCTCGTGTCGCGCCGAACGCGACGCTCGCGAGGTGCCGCATGA
- a CDS encoding MFS transporter — translation MSAVSIWREPTATQYRTFFAAWSGWVLDAFDFTIFLLVMPHIEAEFGVKNVATTASIALTLLARLVGGYVAGKAADRWGRRLPLLLSIVWFALCDGAVALAPSFTAVLVLRTLFGFGMGAEWTSGTTLAMENWPARSRGIASGVLQGSWAIGYLLAAAVSAFVVPRFGWRGLFVVAALPALLVLPMRFAIPESDEWKSARGKTERLATLREVFRKYPTLLGRTLWASFAMAAGFGAYYAITGLYPSMLVAEHGMDAAAVAKLVAIFNVGMMVGAVGCGYLASRSGTTWGLAAPAAISLLVLPLYVGMGSTSLALGALLAGAFGVGFSGVTPMLLTGLFPAEARARLVGIVYHVGALFAGFMPMLVAALAKQMPLSRAIWITATALEVLLVLLVVFRKRDESSATTPAEVEVMS, via the coding sequence ATGAGCGCGGTTTCAATCTGGCGCGAGCCCACGGCGACGCAATACCGAACGTTCTTTGCCGCCTGGAGCGGCTGGGTGTTGGACGCGTTCGACTTCACGATCTTCTTGCTCGTGATGCCGCACATCGAGGCCGAGTTCGGCGTCAAGAACGTCGCCACGACGGCCTCCATCGCGCTGACGCTCCTGGCGCGGCTCGTCGGCGGTTACGTGGCCGGCAAGGCCGCCGATCGTTGGGGGAGGCGATTGCCGTTGCTCCTGTCGATCGTGTGGTTTGCGCTCTGCGATGGCGCCGTCGCGCTGGCGCCGAGCTTCACCGCGGTGCTTGTACTCCGCACGCTGTTCGGTTTCGGCATGGGCGCTGAGTGGACGAGCGGCACGACGCTGGCGATGGAAAACTGGCCGGCGCGCAGCCGCGGCATCGCCTCCGGCGTCCTTCAGGGCAGCTGGGCCATCGGGTACCTCTTGGCGGCCGCCGTCTCGGCCTTCGTCGTCCCGCGTTTTGGCTGGCGGGGCCTCTTCGTGGTCGCCGCGTTGCCGGCGCTCTTGGTGCTGCCGATGCGTTTCGCGATCCCCGAGAGCGACGAGTGGAAGTCGGCGCGAGGCAAGACGGAACGGCTCGCCACGTTGCGCGAGGTCTTCCGCAAGTACCCCACGCTGCTTGGGCGAACGCTGTGGGCCTCTTTCGCGATGGCCGCCGGCTTCGGCGCCTACTACGCCATCACGGGGCTCTACCCGTCGATGCTCGTCGCCGAGCACGGAATGGACGCCGCGGCCGTCGCCAAGCTCGTCGCGATCTTCAACGTGGGCATGATGGTGGGCGCTGTGGGCTGCGGCTACTTGGCCAGCCGAAGCGGCACGACTTGGGGCCTCGCGGCGCCGGCCGCGATCTCGCTCCTGGTGCTGCCGCTCTACGTCGGCATGGGGAGCACGTCGCTCGCGCTCGGGGCGCTCCTGGCGGGCGCTTTTGGCGTCGGCTTTTCGGGCGTCACGCCGATGCTCTTGACGGGGCTGTTCCCCGCCGAGGCGCGCGCTCGCCTCGTGGGGATCGTCTACCACGTGGGCGCGCTCTTCGCGGGCTTCATGCCGATGCTCGTCGCGGCCTTGGCAAAGCAGATGCCGCTGTCGCGGGCCATCTGGATCACGGCAACGGCACTCGAAGTTCTGCTGGTCTTGCTCGTGGTCTTCCGAAAGCGCGATGAGTCGTCCGCAACGACGCCGGCCGAGGTCGAGGTGATGTCATGA
- a CDS encoding OmpA family protein, which translates to MLVVAAATLALGCGHTDEEMADKQREIDKLAAELKAAKTQMASDQAKFHDSQAQIESLRAQLKQAGITEGKMQQALSEYKLRADQLAAIEARYRDLKARLEKLTQVGLKVAVRNNRMVIQLPGDVLFDSGKDELKPQGKEVLLQVADVVGKDSDLSKRMFQVAGHTDNQKYAGPFRDNWGLSLARSHRVLGSLITPPKPSKDGKKNDGGGGLNPKNWSASGYGESDPIAGSVETQANDDKQKNRRVELVLQPNVEEMLNLGTLK; encoded by the coding sequence ATGCTGGTCGTTGCGGCGGCCACCCTCGCACTGGGCTGCGGGCACACCGACGAAGAGATGGCGGACAAGCAGCGCGAGATCGACAAGCTCGCCGCCGAGCTCAAGGCCGCCAAGACGCAAATGGCCTCGGATCAAGCGAAGTTCCACGACTCGCAGGCGCAGATCGAGTCGCTCCGCGCGCAGCTCAAGCAGGCCGGCATCACGGAGGGCAAGATGCAGCAGGCGCTCTCCGAGTACAAGCTGCGAGCCGACCAGTTGGCGGCCATCGAGGCCCGCTACCGGGACCTCAAGGCGCGTCTCGAGAAGCTCACGCAAGTGGGGCTCAAGGTCGCCGTGCGGAACAACCGCATGGTCATCCAGCTCCCTGGCGACGTGCTCTTCGACTCAGGGAAGGACGAGCTCAAGCCGCAAGGCAAAGAGGTCCTCTTGCAGGTCGCCGACGTCGTCGGCAAAGACAGCGACCTCTCGAAGCGCATGTTCCAAGTGGCGGGGCACACCGACAACCAGAAGTACGCGGGCCCGTTCCGCGACAACTGGGGCCTTTCTCTTGCGCGCTCGCACCGCGTCCTCGGCTCTTTGATCACGCCGCCCAAGCCCAGCAAGGACGGCAAGAAGAACGATGGAGGCGGCGGCCTGAACCCCAAGAACTGGTCAGCGTCGGGCTACGGCGAGAGCGATCCCATCGCGGGAAGCGTGGAAACGCAGGCCAACGACGACAAGCAGAAGAACCGTCGCGTCGAGCTGGTGCTCCAGCCGAACGTCGAAGAGATGCTCAACCTCGGCACGCTGAAGTAG
- a CDS encoding Ppx/GppA family phosphatase, which yields MRVATIDIGTNTVLLLVAEAGADGTLEPILERATITRLGQGVDKTKALAPEALARTTTCIDAYADLILAHGVTAIDVVGTSAMRDAAGGADLAAYVKNKLGVPARVISGEEEARLTFEGALVGLNVGPRATVFDIGGGSTEVVQGTCASPTADARVEFAVSYDMGSVRMTERHLHHDPPTSEECAQATADIDAIAKTLPPLAQGERPVAIAGTMTTLAAIAIDLAPYDSARIHGLELEVATLVATTERLLRLPLAERRNVRGLEPKRADVIVGGALVATRLLKRWGAERVTFSDRGVRWGLALALCKRAATM from the coding sequence ATGCGCGTAGCGACCATCGACATCGGAACCAACACGGTGCTCCTGCTCGTGGCCGAGGCCGGTGCCGACGGGACGCTCGAGCCGATCCTCGAGCGGGCGACGATCACTCGCCTCGGGCAAGGCGTTGACAAGACCAAGGCGCTCGCGCCGGAGGCGCTGGCGCGAACCACGACGTGCATCGATGCCTACGCCGATCTGATTCTTGCCCATGGGGTCACAGCCATCGACGTCGTCGGGACAAGCGCGATGCGCGACGCGGCGGGGGGCGCCGACCTCGCGGCCTACGTAAAGAACAAGCTTGGCGTCCCGGCCCGCGTCATCAGCGGTGAGGAGGAGGCGCGCCTTACCTTCGAGGGCGCGCTCGTGGGGCTCAACGTGGGCCCGCGCGCGACGGTCTTCGACATTGGCGGGGGCAGCACGGAGGTCGTCCAAGGCACGTGCGCTTCGCCAACGGCCGACGCCCGCGTCGAGTTTGCCGTCAGCTACGACATGGGCAGCGTGCGGATGACCGAGCGGCACCTGCACCACGACCCGCCGACAAGCGAAGAGTGCGCCCAAGCGACGGCCGACATCGATGCCATCGCAAAGACCCTGCCGCCCCTGGCCCAGGGCGAGCGCCCCGTTGCCATCGCCGGCACCATGACAACGCTCGCCGCCATCGCCATCGACCTCGCTCCCTACGACAGCGCTCGCATTCACGGCCTGGAGCTCGAGGTCGCGACGCTCGTCGCCACCACCGAGCGCCTGCTGCGACTTCCGCTCGCCGAGCGGCGCAACGTTCGAGGGCTCGAACCCAAACGTGCCGACGTCATCGTCGGCGGCGCCCTCGTAGCCACCCGACTCCTCAAGCGGTGGGGCGCGGAGCGCGTGACGTTCTCGGATCGGGGTGTCCGCTGGGGGCTAGCGCTTGCACTCTGCAAACGAGCCGCTACCATGTAG
- a CDS encoding CarD family transcriptional regulator — MQGGAEVKFKVGDKAVYPAQGVAEVIKIEEKDIGGTRQRFYVLRILDTDRKIMVPVSNASAVGLRQVISEQEIREIFDILRERTIAFDNQTWNRRYRGFMDKIKTGSIYDVAEVFRDLYRLKTDKQLSFGERRMLDTARSLIVKEIAIAREQTEEQVKNEIESIFLTN, encoded by the coding sequence ATGCAGGGTGGCGCTGAGGTCAAATTCAAGGTCGGTGACAAGGCCGTCTACCCCGCCCAGGGCGTAGCGGAAGTCATCAAGATCGAGGAGAAGGACATCGGTGGCACTCGCCAGCGGTTCTACGTCCTTCGCATCCTCGACACAGACCGCAAGATCATGGTCCCGGTCAGCAACGCCAGCGCCGTCGGCCTCCGCCAGGTGATCAGCGAGCAAGAGATCCGCGAGATCTTCGACATCCTCCGCGAGCGCACCATCGCCTTCGACAACCAAACGTGGAACCGCCGCTACCGCGGGTTCATGGACAAGATCAAGACGGGCTCGATCTACGACGTCGCAGAGGTCTTCCGCGATCTCTATCGGCTCAAGACCGACAAACAGTTGTCGTTCGGCGAGCGGCGCATGCTCGACACCGCACGGTCGCTCATCGTCAAAGAGATCGCGATCGCGCGCGAGCAGACGGAAGAGCAAGTGAAGAACGAGATCGAGAGCATCTTCCTCACGAACTGA
- a CDS encoding nitrous oxide reductase accessory protein NosL has translation MTRRSLLLLALLSLSCRAKGSGSASRVRCPHCGMLVDERSPFRAELKDDSGTRVFDTPRCALAARLAKAPLAKMPELHVREHYSQASLRGDEVVFVAGSDVEGPMGPELVPVHPDKVQKFMGDHRGRRTYKLGDVTQAILKDEGAP, from the coding sequence ATGACGCGCCGCTCGCTCCTCCTCCTCGCGTTGCTCTCCCTGTCGTGCCGCGCCAAAGGCAGCGGCAGCGCGTCGCGAGTCCGCTGCCCCCATTGCGGCATGCTCGTCGACGAGCGCAGCCCTTTCCGCGCGGAGCTCAAGGACGACAGCGGCACTCGCGTTTTCGACACGCCCCGCTGCGCGCTCGCGGCCCGTCTCGCCAAGGCGCCGCTGGCCAAGATGCCCGAGCTTCACGTCCGCGAGCACTACAGCCAAGCCAGCCTTCGCGGCGATGAGGTCGTCTTCGTCGCCGGCAGCGACGTCGAAGGCCCCATGGGGCCGGAGCTCGTCCCCGTGCACCCCGACAAGGTGCAGAAGTTCATGGGTGACCACCGCGGGCGGCGGACGTACAAGCTTGGGGACGTGACCCAAGCGATTCTCAAAGACGAGGGCGCACCGTGA